From one Humulus lupulus chromosome 8, drHumLupu1.1, whole genome shotgun sequence genomic stretch:
- the LOC133795865 gene encoding lysine-rich arabinogalactan protein 19-like — MKERENLRRSVLPPSPVANVTVSPPPRVAVPPSVDASGASSVATPSDQVVSSDSYPSLVLAIVLLLPTVSKLAPPPSMSPPAVVTESMAGLVDPQSRCFVGKPSNSSSVSSPKRFTRSSVVSSSPPRESPPLLDTNPPTPSPPKSPCVSKHSSPKRPKTRSGIESNSKTQVPAQSKGKEKVFVS, encoded by the coding sequence ATGAAAGAAAGAGAAAATCTTCGTCGGTCAGTTCTCCCACCTTCTCCCGTCGCTAATGTGACTGTCTCTCCTCCTCCAAGGGTTGCTGTCCCTCCTTCTGTGGATGCATCTGGGGCATCTTCAGTCGCCACACCCTCTGATCAGGTTGTGTCATCTGATTCTTACCCAAGTTTGGTTCTGGCCATTGTTCTGTTGTTGCCTACCGTCTCTAAGTTGGCTCCTCCTCCGTCGATGTCTCCTCCTGCAGTAGTGACAGAGTCCATGGCTGGGCTGGTTGATCCACAATCTCGTTGTTTTGTCGGTAAGCCTTCTAATTCCTCTTCTGTTTCTTCACCAAAACGTTTTACTCGATCATCTGTCGTGTCATCATCTCCACCTCGTGAATCACCTCCATTACTAGACACTAACCCACCCACTCCATCCCCTCCTAAGTCGCCTTGTGTGTCAAAGCACTCATCACCCAAACGCCCCAAGACACGTTCTGGCATTGAGTCAAACAGCAAAACCCAAGTCCCTGCTCAgtcaaaaggaaaagaaaaagtgTTTGTTTCATGA